The region AACTGATGGCAAGCCGTTCGGTTTGCTCGATTCTTCGCTGCGTGAAATTCACGATATTTCCATTGGCCCGGACGGTTCAATCTATGTACTCGCTCTTGGCGAATCGGCATCTGCGAAGAGCGAAGTTTCGCCGGTCTCGACGCCCGACAATAAAACTGTTTCAGTTGAAAGATCAAGCTCAAATCCTGAGCCGCCCGCAAAAAGCCGCTACGATCTAACCGGTGCGAAATCTGCTGTTTATCGTATCTTACCTGACGGCAGCACAGATATTTTGTGGGCATCGGCGACGGTTACAGGATTTTCCTTATACGCACATCAGACGGGTAACGGCGTCTTGCTCGGAACTTCTGACAAAGGCCGCATTTACAACATCAGCAATGATGGACGCGATACGTTGGTACTGCAGACCGATGCGAATCAAATCTCGACGCTTCAGGCTGCAGGAAATGGTCTCATCGCAACATCCAGCAATCAAGGTTCGCTGTTCCGATTCGCGCCCGACACGCTTGCCGAAGGAACATATGATTCCGCTGTGCTCGATGCAAAAAATACAGCGACTTGGGGACGAATATGGTGGAACAGCTCGGGAAGCGTTTCCATACAAACTCGAACCGGAAACACAGAAAAGCCGGATGAAACATGGAGTGTCTGGAGTGCGGCGCTAATCGATCCAAAAGGCGGCCAGGTCGCGAGTCCGAAGGCAAGGTATTTTCAATGGCGTGCAGTTCTCAGGAGTTCGGCTTCGGCTGCGTTGCTTAGTGAGGTCAATTTAGCTTTTGTTGCCCGCAACATCGCTCCTGAAGTTCTGTCTATCCAAGTTTTGCCGACAAACGTCGGTCTTGCGGCAAATCCGCCGATGCAGATCGACCCGAATATCGAGATCAACGGTCTCGATCCTGTGACATTCGGCATCCCGAATACTGCAGTGCCGCCGCGACGTGTTTATCAGCGCGGAGCTACATCTCTTCAATGGACAGCCGAGGACCGCAATGGCGACAAGATAATTTACGACGTTTATTACAAGGAGGTTGGTGACGCGAATTTCAAATTGCTTCGTGGCGACATGACTGACAATTTTCTTGCTATCGACGGCCAGTCGCTCGCAGATGGGCGATATGTTTTTAAGATCGTCAGCAGAGATTCGCCTTCGAATCCATTAAACCTAGCACTATCCGGCGAAAAATTGACCGAACCGATAGATATCGACAACACGCCGCCCGTTGTAAACGCTGTTGGCGTCCCGCAAACAACAGGCGAAATTACCAGGCTCACTTTCGAGGCCTCGGACGCCGCAAGCTACCTGACACGCGCCGAATACAGCGTTAATGGCGGTGATTGGATCTCCTTTTATGCCAACGACGGCATTTCCGACAGCCCGCGTGAAACCTATACGATCGAAGTGCCGCTGAAATCTCCCGGCGAATACGCCGTGATTTTGCGTGTTTTCGATGTGAATGGAAATGCGGGCAATGCAAGGCAAATTGTCCGGAAAAAATAGAGGGTCGCTAAGACTTTATAAATCAGCTATTTACGGATTATTCTTTCTGTTCCATTTTGTTCCAGCGTTTGTTCCACTTTGAGTGAAACGGAACATGGAACAAAAACAGCTACTTTTTGGGCAGGGTCATCGTCCGGCCTTCGCTGTCGATCTCGAGATGGCGCGTAGTATTCTCGGTGACACTTGGAGGAACGAGATCGCCCGTTTTGTAGCTTGATTCGGGTGATGCCCATTCGGTTTGGGGCGGTGGAAGTGCGGTGTTTGGAGAACCGCTAATCGTATTACCGGTATTCGAACCAACAAATGCTGTTGGGCCTTTTTCGGCCCGACGAAGCTGCATATATTGGGCAATTCCGCTCCCAAGTGAGCCGAATGCAGGTATCAGCATCCAAAACCACCAGTTCTGCCCCATTTTTGAAAATGAAAGAGCTATCGCGATAGCGAAAAAAGCCAAGCCCGTACCGATCTTTGTGATCGCGCTCTCCCAATGAATAGGTTTGCCTTTGTGATTGAGAAGCTGCTGTGGTTGTTGAGGAGTTGGCAGGGAGCTCGATACGTTGCCGAGATCCGTTCCACAGCTTCTGCAGAATTTTCCGTTATCAGGATTTTGTCCACCGCATTTCTGGCAAAACATAGTTTTATTTGTCCTTCGCTCGCTGTCGCTTTGCTTCGAAAAGTATGACGCCGGCGGCGACCGATACGTTCAAGGAATCTATTTTTCCATACATCGGTATTTTTACCAAGACGTCGCAGTTCTCGGCAACCAGCCTGTGCAAACCGCTGCCTTCGCCGCCAAGTACGAGAGCGCTTGGCCGTGTCCAGTCCCAATCGGAATATTCCATCTCGGCGTCCATACTCGTTCCGACGACCCAGATGTTTTTCTCCTTCAATTTTTCGATAAAGCGGTTCAGATTTACGGCCTTGGCGACCTTTACATATTCGATGGCACCGGCTGAGGATTTGGCGACGGTGTCGGTCAGACCGACGGCTCGCCGTTCGGGAATGATGATACCGTCAACAGCCGAGCATTCGGCAACGCGAATAATGGCTCCCAAATTTCGCGGATCTTCGACACCGTCGAGAAGGAGGATCAGCGGCGTTTCGCCGGCATTGTCCAGAATGTCGTCGGTCTCGACATAATCTGATGCAGCCGTAAACGCCATTACGCCCTGGTGATTTATCCCCGATTCGAGATGTATTGCAAAAGTTTCACGCGGCACCCAGGCAAACGAAATTGACCGCGAGCGGCACATGTCGACGATCTCTGACAAACGTTTTTCTTTCGCGCCTTCAGCAAGTAAGACCTTATCGATGCGGCGATTGTCAGCCCGCAAGGCTTCGAGAACTGGCAGCAGGCCGAAAATGAGATTTGAATTCTGCGTAGCAATTTGTGGGCGTTCACGCTCCGGACGTGGATCGTTCCCTCGTCTCTTATCTCGCGAAATCGGTGGCTTGTGTTTCATAAAAGATGCCATTGCAGCCGTGAATATTTTGTGAACTGGTTCAAGTTGTTTGTTGAGGCGACCGCTCCGAACTCGGTCTTTCCAAATCCAACACGCTGAAGTCCCTTCGAGTCTTTTCGTGATTCGATCTCCCAAACAATGCCGAGGACCTGTTTGATCGCCGAATAATTAGAAACGAGTTTTGCGTTTGGAGACCGCTCTTTCAAAAAATGTATAAGAGCTTTTAGGTTTTCAGCAGCAAGCAATCCTTTCTTTTCGCCGAGACATGAAAAATCAAATCCGGCCAAGCGAATTCGAAAACCATTAGAGTCGCTGCGGGAATAGATGTCGAGGATCGCTTCGTCTTCTGCCGTGATGGTTTCGGCAAGAATTTTTGTTTCCTTTCCGCGTCGCTTCTTTTCAAGCGAATCGATCTTGTCTGTGGTTAGAAGACCCGGCACGATCAATGCCAGATCATCCTTCGCGACTATAGTGACATTGCCTGTATTGAAATCCCTTAACACAAAGCCGCCCTCAATAATATCGATTTTGCTCAGCCTTACCGGTAGTTTGTCGACGGAGAGACCGTCGTCCGGAATTACCGAACATCTCAAGCCGAGCGTTGCCAATGCGTTGAGTATGATACCGGCTTCATTTTCGCTTTCGACCCGTGCAATCGGCAAAGGCGTGCTGAGGTCGAGGATCGATGTGATGACGGATGCATCTAGCGACAAGAGTGCGGCGATTTTATCGATGGCAGGCTTTTCTGCTGTGCTTTTGCGAACAATTACGTTGAAGCCGCATTCCCACAGTTCAAGCTTTCGACGATTCGCTTTGATCAAAGCTGCGTCTTCGATCCGTATATTAAGCTCGTTGCCGCAGTACATGCAATTGAGTCTATTTGGTGGATTTGCCCTACTGCAGCCGTCGCATGCGAGCATCTCTTTCGGATTAAATGCGATATTTTCCGACTGGAATTCCGGATCAAAATCGAGAAAAGGTTTTCCTTGTTTTTCGGGATCAACGGCCATAGAGCGAAAGCACGATTTTAACACTTAGCCTTCCAAAATGCTTGACCGCGAGCGAAGCGGTAGGCAAACTAAGGATAGGCTTGTTTCGAAAAAGGTAGATTAATGATGGTTAGCGGTAATGTAAAGATAGATTTAAAGTATTTATTTAATAATATTTTCAACATAAGCAGTACAAAAAAATAGACTCTGATTTTGTAAAACATTCACGCACATCGCCGTTCCTAATTTATCCCGATCGATAACTGGCCGTTAATACTCGCTGTTTGAGGTATAACGAAATGCAGTTCGACACGACTACCAGTTTGTCCTGGCAGTTTGGGCATCGTGGCCGCGTCGCCGTTTTTATTGACGGCAACAATCTTTTTCATGCGGCACGCTTTCACAACATAGACATTGATTACAACAAGCTGCTGCGTCTACTCTTAGGCGACGGTCGCCTGCTGCGGGCGTTTTTCTACACTGGCGTCGATGTTGGTGCAGAACGCCAGCAGGGATTTCTGCTTTGGATGAGGCGAAACGGGTTCCGCGTCGTTCAAAAAGAACTAAAGACATTCTACGATGGCACACGAAAGGCCAATCTCGATGTAGAGATCGCAGTTGATATGCTCAGCCTTGCCGGTAGATACGATACAGCTGTGCTCGTTTCCGGTGACGAAGATTTTGTTTACGCTATCAACGCCGTTGCTTACAAAGGCTGCCGCGTCGAGATCGCCGGATTTCGCTCGAACACTGCGCCTCGGCTGATCGATGTAGGTGACTTTTTTATTGATCTCGGCGAAATCGCCGACATGATACGAAAGGATGTTACACAGCCTGGCGGCTACGAAATTCCGTCCTTTGTTCCGGCCGGCTCTCCGGCAAACTTTGAAAGCAATTTTGACGAAGTTGAATCGGAAAATATTGCCGATTTTGTGCCGATCAGAGATCAGAGATGAAGTTGTTTACACCTGCCGAAGCCAACGCTATCCTGCCATCGATCATCCCGAAGCTGGAATTGATTCGCAGCCTTTATGCAAGAGTTGAGGGGTTGCGCGATGCTGCCCGAGCTGC is a window of Chloracidobacterium sp. DNA encoding:
- a CDS encoding NYN domain-containing protein, translating into MQFDTTTSLSWQFGHRGRVAVFIDGNNLFHAARFHNIDIDYNKLLRLLLGDGRLLRAFFYTGVDVGAERQQGFLLWMRRNGFRVVQKELKTFYDGTRKANLDVEIAVDMLSLAGRYDTAVLVSGDEDFVYAINAVAYKGCRVEIAGFRSNTAPRLIDVGDFFIDLGEIADMIRKDVTQPGGYEIPSFVPAGSPANFESNFDEVESENIADFVPIRDQR
- the rlmB gene encoding 23S rRNA (guanosine(2251)-2'-O)-methyltransferase RlmB, producing the protein MKHKPPISRDKRRGNDPRPERERPQIATQNSNLIFGLLPVLEALRADNRRIDKVLLAEGAKEKRLSEIVDMCRSRSISFAWVPRETFAIHLESGINHQGVMAFTAASDYVETDDILDNAGETPLILLLDGVEDPRNLGAIIRVAECSAVDGIIIPERRAVGLTDTVAKSSAGAIEYVKVAKAVNLNRFIEKLKEKNIWVVGTSMDAEMEYSDWDWTRPSALVLGGEGSGLHRLVAENCDVLVKIPMYGKIDSLNVSVAAGVILFEAKRQRAKDK